From the bacterium genome, the window ATCCTGCGCATGCCGAGGGGAAGGGCGCTCATCCTCATCGCTTTGGCGCCCGCGTGTCTGTGCGATATCCTGGGGCTTGCAGCGGGCAAGGCGTTCGGAAGGCGCAAGCTCGCGCCGCAGGTCAGCCCGAACAAGACGGTCGAGGGGCTGATAGGCGCGCTCGCGGGATCGATGATCGGAGTGGCGGCCGTGCGCTTCTTCATGCTCCCGCAGCTGTCGCTGGTGGATTCCCTGATGTTTGCGCTCCTGATCTGGATCGTGTCGCCCATGGGCGATCTGATCGAATCCATGCTCAAGCGCAGTCGCGGGGTGAAGGACTCGGGGCATATCATCCCGGGCCACGGCGGCGTCCTCGACAGGATGGACGCTCTTATATTCACGGCGCCGGCGGCGTTCGCATATTTGAAATACGTGGTCGGGGTTTAAACCATTATGAAAAAAATATCGATACTGGGCAGCACCGGTTCCATCGGCAAGAGCACGCTCGACGTGGTCGCGCGCCATCCCGAGCGGTTCAAGGTCGTGGGCCTGGCCGAGGGCCACGACGTGGAACTGCTCGCGGAGCAGGTGGAGTTGTTCGACCCGATGGTGGTCTCGGTCCGCGACGCGGACTCCGCGAACAGGCTCAAGGGCCTTCTCAGGACGAAGAGGCCCGAGGTCCTATTCGGCATCGAGGGGGCGTGCCAGGTCGCGGAACTCTCCGAGGCGCAGCTTGTAATCTCGGCCATCGTGGGCGCGGCAGGGCTCAAGCCCACGCTGCGCGCCATCGAGGCGCGCAAGAGCGTGGCGCTCGCGAATAAAGAGACCATGGTCGTAGCCGGGGAGCTGGTATCGAACGCGGCCGTGAGGATGGGGATAACGATACTCCCGATCGACAGCGAGCACGCGGCCATACATCAGTCGCTGGCAGGGCACAGGCGCGAGGACGTGACCGCGCTGCTCCTCACCGCGTCGGGCGGCCCGTTCCTCAGGAGCAGCGTCGATGAGATGAGGGTGGCCACGCCCGAGCAGGCGATAGCGCATCCGCGATGGAGCATGGGGGCCAAGATTACGATCGACTCCGCCACTCTCATGAACAAGGGCCTGGAGGTCATAGAGGCGCGCTGGCTCTTCGGGGTGCCGCCTGAGAAGATCAGGGTGATAGTCCATCCCCAGAGCATCGTGCATTCGCTCGTGGAGTACCGCGACGGTTGCGTGATGGCGCAGCTCGGGATGCCGGATATGCGCGCGCCGATCGCGTACGCGATATCCTGGCCCGAGAGGGTCGAGAGCGGCTGTCCCAAACTCGATCTCGCCCGCGTGGCCAACCTCACCTTCGAGGAGCCGGACCATGCGCGGTTCCCCTGCCTGGCGCTGGCGTACGCGGCGCTGCAGGAGGGGCAGTCCATGCCGGCGGTGCTCAACGCCGCGAACGAGGTCGCCGTGGAGGCCTTCCTGATGAGGAGGATCGGTCTGCTCGACATAGCGCGCGTGGTCGAGGAGACGATGAACGCCCATGAGAAGAAGTCCGC encodes:
- a CDS encoding phosphatidate cytidylyltransferase, with protein sequence ILRMPRGRALILIALAPACLCDILGLAAGKAFGRRKLAPQVSPNKTVEGLIGALAGSMIGVAAVRFFMLPQLSLVDSLMFALLIWIVSPMGDLIESMLKRSRGVKDSGHIIPGHGGVLDRMDALIFTAPAAFAYLKYVVGV
- a CDS encoding 1-deoxy-D-xylulose-5-phosphate reductoisomerase, yielding MKKISILGSTGSIGKSTLDVVARHPERFKVVGLAEGHDVELLAEQVELFDPMVVSVRDADSANRLKGLLRTKRPEVLFGIEGACQVAELSEAQLVISAIVGAAGLKPTLRAIEARKSVALANKETMVVAGELVSNAAVRMGITILPIDSEHAAIHQSLAGHRREDVTALLLTASGGPFLRSSVDEMRVATPEQAIAHPRWSMGAKITIDSATLMNKGLEVIEARWLFGVPPEKIRVIVHPQSIVHSLVEYRDGCVMAQLGMPDMRAPIAYAISWPERVESGCPKLDLARVANLTFEEPDHARFPCLALAYAALQEGQSMPAVLNAANEVAVEAFLMRRIGLLDIARVVEETMNAHEKKSAATFEEIMEADAWARRQAGKVL